GCCGCTGTTCATCCTGACTGGCGATGTGCTGGTCCGGACTGGATTATCGAAAAAGTTCCTCGACGTGGCAGAAGCGATAACCTGCTGGGCAAAAGGTGGCTTTGGCTCGGCTACGGTGCTCGTCTGCGGCATGTTTGCGGCCATCTCCGGCTCTGACGCTGCGGGCGCTGCTGCGGTGGGCCGCATGACGATCCACCGGCTGGTCGAGAGCGGCTATCCGCGCCCCTATGCCTGTGCGCTCGTGGCGGCAGGTGCCTGTACTGGAATCCTGATCCCGCCCTCCATCGCCTATATCATCATCGGTCTGGTGCTGGGGGTGAACGTCTCAATCCTGTTCCTCGCCGCAGTTGTTCCCGGCCTGCTGGTTCTGCTGGCGATCCTGATCACCAACACGCTGGTCAACCGCCGCCATGCCTATGAGGGCGGCGGGTTGCTGACGGTGGGTGAATGGGGCGCAAACCTCTGGCGGGCGATAAAATCCGGCTGGTACGCATTCCTTGTGCCCGGCATCATTTTCTACGGCATCTTCTCGGGCCGCCTGACCCCGACCGAGGCGGGTGCCGTGGCCGTGGTTGTCACAATCACCATCGGCTTCATCATCGGCACGCTGCGCTTCTCCGACTTTCCGGCGATGCTGGTCAGTTCGGCAAAGGTGAACGGGGTGATCTTGCCGATCATCGCCTTCTCGCTGCCGCTGGCACAGGCGCTGGCCCTGCTGGGTGTCCCGCAAGGCTTTGTGGCGGCGGCAACAAGTGTCAGTAATGAGCCTTGGATCTTGATCCTGATGATGATCCTGATCCTGATCGCCGCAGGCTGCGTGATGGAAACCACTCCCAACATCGTGATCCTCGGACCGATCCTGTTCCCCCTCGCACAAAG
This genomic window from Roseovarius carneus contains:
- a CDS encoding TRAP transporter large permease, with protein sequence MLWQNLQNQPVILGWDFYIPMIVFVGLIALAVPVWAAIGGAAILMLMISGALPLSLVGESLFHGIDHFALTAVPLFILTGDVLVRTGLSKKFLDVAEAITCWAKGGFGSATVLVCGMFAAISGSDAAGAAAVGRMTIHRLVESGYPRPYACALVAAGACTGILIPPSIAYIIIGLVLGVNVSILFLAAVVPGLLVLLAILITNTLVNRRHAYEGGGLLTVGEWGANLWRAIKSGWYAFLVPGIIFYGIFSGRLTPTEAGAVAVVVTITIGFIIGTLRFSDFPAMLVSSAKVNGVILPIIAFSLPLAQALALLGVPQGFVAAATSVSNEPWILILMMILILIAAGCVMETTPNIVILGPILFPLAQSIDMNEIQFCIMMITALGVGFITPPLGLNLFVVSGITGESILKIAVQAVPFVGFMLIVTLMIAYIPTISTILLPDIYR